A stretch of DNA from Microlunatus sp. Gsoil 973:
TGGATCGCATCGTGCAGATCGAGATGCTCGACCACCGCCGCGAGGTCGTCGGCGTAATGGTCCATGTCGTGTCCGCTGCCAGTTTGGGTCGACCGTCCGTGACCGCGGCGGTCGTGTGCGATGACCCGATAACCCTTTGAGAGGAAGAACATCATCTGGTTGTCCCAGTCGTCGGCCGACAGCGGCCAACCGTGACTGAAGACGATCGGCTGACCGCTTCCCCAGTCCTTGTAGAAGATCTCGACACCGTCGCTGGTTGTTACCGTTCCCACAGTCCTACCCCCGTTTCGGTCACCTGACTTTTCGAACTTCGCGTCGTGCACCAAGACCGCACGGCCACTGGTTCTGTGACACGCATTGAGGTTGCGAGCCGGAGCAGCGGCGCTGGTGTGCGGTCCCCCATTGCGAGGCCGACTCAATCATCGTCTGCAACTCCGCCCCGGCGCGACGGACAATCCATCACCTGGACAGGGAACGATCGCGACCTCAGTGCCCTCCGGTGAGCCGAGTGGGCCGGAACGATGTCACTGCTCAGACGACGAGCGTGCCTCCGTCGACGACGGCGATCGTCCCGGTCACGTAGTCCTGGTCCATGAACGCCAGGTACGCCTTGGCCGCGTCCTCCGGTTCGGCGACCCGATTGAGCGGGACCGCGGCACCCGTGGCGGCATACATGCGCTCCCGCTCGTCCTCGCCCATGGCCGACCACAGAGGTGAGCGCAACACACCCGGAGCAACCGCGTTGACCCGTACGGGGGCGAGCTCGGCAGCGAGTGAGCGGACCGCCGAATTCATGGCGCCGCATACCGCCGCGCCGAGAGTCCAGCCCGCACCGCCCTTGAACGCGGCGGTTCCGCTGGTCAGCGTGATGGAGCCGGCCGCGCGCAGATGCGGGACGACCTGGCGTACGGCGTCGAGGGTATGGAAGAACCGCAGTCCGAAGAAAGCCTGCGCTTCGTCGATGCGGAGGTCGGTCAGTGGCCGCCCGACCAGCGGATCGGCGGCTGTGTAGGCGAAGTGATCGAACCGGCCGACCCCGTCGAGGAAGTCGGCGACATCGATGGCGGAGGTCGCGTCGACCGCGCTTCCCGTGACACCGGCGGGCAGCTCAGCGAGTGCCCGCTCGACCGAGGCCGGGTTACGGGACGCGATGATCACCGAGGCGCCGAGTTGGGCTGCCTGCCTGGCGACGGCGAGGCCGATGCCGCTGGTGCCGCCGAGAACGACGATCTTGGAGCTGGAGTCAACAGTCATGCACTCAGGATCGATCGGCGACACCGGTGCCGTCCAAGACCTCTCCGGTCGTCAGCGATGCCCGCAGGGTATGAGCGAGTTCCGTCGCAGCAGTGAGCAGCACCGACTCGCGGTGGGCGAGCCACGCCTGGGCCACCTCGCTCGGCCCGAGGCCACGCACCGGCCGTGCCACCACGTCGGGTCGGGTGTAGAACCGAGCAGTCGAAGTCGGTAGCACCGCCGCTCCAAGCCCGGCTGCGACCTGCTCCAGCTTCACTTCGACGTCGCGCGGATAACCAGCAGAGCGTGTGATCGGCAGGCCACGGCGCGACCGCGTGTCTCGCCATTCGGGGACGGCCTCCGGGGACTGCAGCAGGTCGAGATCGGCCAGTTCGTCCAGGGTGAGTTCGTCTTGTCGGGCGAGCGGATGGGCCGCCGGCAGCATCGCGACGCGGCTTTCATGGAACAGCGGCTCGAGGCGGAGACTGCGGGTCGCAACGGGAAGCCGGACAAGCCCCAGGTCGACGCGCCCATCGAGGATGGTGTCGACCTGATCATCCCAGTTGGTGCGGACCACCTCGATCTCGATCTCCGGGAACTTGGCGCGCAGACCCTGCACGATCGGCGTCACGATCAGGCCCGGCATGAATCCGAGGGCCAGACGATGCACTCTGCCGGCTGAGTGCCGAGCCCGTCGCTGGAGTGCCATGCCCGCCAGGAGCAGTGCGCGAGCGTCCGGCACGAGGCTCCGACCCGCGTCCGTCAGCTCGGTCCCGCGGGAGGATCGGGCGAACAAGGTGACGCCGAGTTCGCGTTCGAGCAGAGCGATCTGGCGACTCAGCACCGGCTGCGCGACGTGCAATCGGTCGGCCGCGCGTCCGAAGTTGAGCTCCTCGGCGACGGCCACGAAATACTCGAGCCGGCGGAGGCTGATGTGGATCATCGCTGGCATGTTCTCATACCTGCCACACCTGCCCGATCATCGTCACCCGAACTGCCCTGGGCGGCTCCAGCGGCCGGACCTCGCGTGCACAGGCCGTCGAAAGCGCAGTAACACGACCGCCAATCAAAGCTGCCGCTTGACAGAGGAGCTAGTGACAGTCAGTTCCGACCGATCATCCGCCGCAGCATCCTCACCCTCCCACCGCAGCAGGTCGCCGGGCTGGCAGTCAAGCGCCTGACAGAGTGCCGCGAGCGTGGCGAACCGAACCGCCTTGGCGCGACCGTTCTTGAGCACCGCCAGGTTGGCAGGCGTGATGCCGACCCGTTCGGCGAGCTCGCCGACCGACATCTTCCGCTTCGCCAGCATCACGTCGATGTCGACGGTGATCGGCATCAGATCACCTCGTCCATCTCCGCTCGCAGCTGGGTTGCTTCGAGGTCGCGCGCAACCGCCTGGGCAAGCAGCATCCGCAGCACAAGCACGAGGAGGGCGATTCCGAGAATTGCCACTCCTATTCCCGCCATGATGACGGTCACGCCCGGGTCGGCCGTCTGACTCGGCGCGTTGACGCCGGTCACCACGAACCACAGGATGGCGGCCGCAACGATGGTGCCGATCACGATGTCCACGTACCGGAAGGCCGCGTGAGAGAAGACCGTCCCCCTGCGGACCATCGAGACCAGTCTCCAGATACAGACCAGAGCGACCTGGATCGTGAGCATGCCGACTATCGTGATGACGCGCAGCGCCGGCAAAGGAAGCGATCCGTCCTCCCGATCGGTGAACAACGCCCAGACCATTCCTGCCTGAATGAGTACGGTGCCGGCGAACACCACCATGAGCACGACCCGAAGCGCACCCACTGTCAGCTTTCCCATCCGCACACCTTCCGTCGAATGACGATGAAAATCTATCGACTTTCGATAGATAAATCAACGAGTAACGGAGAACGTGACCCCCATCGTCGCGGTTGCCGTCAGGCAGCGGTACACGATCAAGGGATCAGAATTCGAGAAGCGTCGCTCGGTCGCCCGACCTAGCGTGTTCGACATGGAACTCACCATTCACACCACGGTGCTTCCGCATCAGGACCCCGAAGCCTCGATGGTGTTCTACCGCGACGTGCTCGGCTTCGAAGTGCGCAATGACGTGGGCAGCAAGACGATGCGCTGGATCACCGTCGGCCCGCCCCAGCAGCCGGACATCTCCATCCTGCTGGCACCGCCGG
This window harbors:
- a CDS encoding SDR family oxidoreductase; the encoded protein is MTVDSSSKIVVLGGTSGIGLAVARQAAQLGASVIIASRNPASVERALAELPAGVTGSAVDATSAIDVADFLDGVGRFDHFAYTAADPLVGRPLTDLRIDEAQAFFGLRFFHTLDAVRQVVPHLRAAGSITLTSGTAAFKGGAGWTLGAAVCGAMNSAVRSLAAELAPVRVNAVAPGVLRSPLWSAMGEDERERMYAATGAAVPLNRVAEPEDAAKAYLAFMDQDYVTGTIAVVDGGTLVV
- a CDS encoding DUF2975 domain-containing protein; this translates as MGKLTVGALRVVLMVVFAGTVLIQAGMVWALFTDREDGSLPLPALRVITIVGMLTIQVALVCIWRLVSMVRRGTVFSHAAFRYVDIVIGTIVAAAILWFVVTGVNAPSQTADPGVTVIMAGIGVAILGIALLVLVLRMLLAQAVARDLEATQLRAEMDEVI
- a CDS encoding LysR family transcriptional regulator; this encodes MPAMIHISLRRLEYFVAVAEELNFGRAADRLHVAQPVLSRQIALLERELGVTLFARSSRGTELTDAGRSLVPDARALLLAGMALQRRARHSAGRVHRLALGFMPGLIVTPIVQGLRAKFPEIEIEVVRTNWDDQVDTILDGRVDLGLVRLPVATRSLRLEPLFHESRVAMLPAAHPLARQDELTLDELADLDLLQSPEAVPEWRDTRSRRGLPITRSAGYPRDVEVKLEQVAAGLGAAVLPTSTARFYTRPDVVARPVRGLGPSEVAQAWLAHRESVLLTAATELAHTLRASLTTGEVLDGTGVADRS
- a CDS encoding helix-turn-helix transcriptional regulator, giving the protein MPITVDIDVMLAKRKMSVGELAERVGITPANLAVLKNGRAKAVRFATLAALCQALDCQPGDLLRWEGEDAAADDRSELTVTSSSVKRQL
- a CDS encoding VOC family protein, translated to MTPIVAVAVRQRYTIKGSEFEKRRSVARPSVFDMELTIHTTVLPHQDPEASMVFYRDVLGFEVRNDVGSKTMRWITVGPPQQPDISILLAPPAAGPGFTDDERQTISEMMAKGTYGWIQLATKHLDRTFEELQAGGAEVIQGPTDQPYGVRDCSFRDPAGNLIRIQEVP